The DNA sequence CCTGGCTTGGACTGGGCCGGAATCAGCGTATTTTCCAGCAAAAAAGTGTGCCCGATATCATCAGGCTACTTCTGCAGGAACAGCATGTCGCCAGCGATCAGGTGCAGTGGAAATTAAGCGGAACATATACTGCCCGCGATTATTGTGTTCAGTATGGCGAAAGCGATCTGCAATTTATCACGCGTTTGCTGGGCGAAGAGGGTATCCATTACCACTTTGCGCATGATGAAGGTGGCAGCAAGCTGATCTTTGCTGATCATCCATCAGGCTGGAGCACCGGGCTTGCTGCTGTACCGTATAAACCAGGTACGGGTCAGGCCGCAGATGAGGATACCCTGCAATCATTTCAGGTCAGACATGCTGTTTCAGTCAATATGATCTCCCGGCGTTATTTTGACCTACATAAACCACTTCAACTGACCGATGCAGAACAGAAAACATCACCGGCAGCGGGTAGTCCATCCCTGAAAAGGAATGACAGCGCCTGGCGTGATCACCTGAATCACTATGATTACCGCAGTGCTGAGCAACAGAGTATCAGTTCGGCACAACAGATCGCTGAACGTCACCTGGAATCACTGCAGCGCACCCGTATCACCGCTCAGGGGCGCGGTAACCTGTCACAGCTGCGTACCGGTTGGTTGTTACCGATCCGTGGACATGGTCGGGCGGAATTCAACAGTCAGTGGCTGCTTACTGAAGTCAGCTTAAGCGGTGAGCAGCCGCAAGTGCTGGAGGAGTTCAGTGGCGGGCAATCAAGTTTGAGCTGTCAGTTCAGTGCTGTGCCGTGGGATACACCGTGGCGACCTGATTTTGCGCCAGAAAAACCGTTGTTGTGCGGCATACAAACGGCCTGCGTGACGGGCCCTGCAGGTGAAGAGATTCATACCGACGAGTTGGGGCGCATCAAGGTGCAGTTTCACTGGGACAGAGAAGGTAAAGAGGATGAACGCACCAGCTGCTGGATCCGCGTTATGCACGATTGGGCCGGCAATGGTTATGGTGTTGTGAGATTGCCGCGTATTGGTCAGGAGGTACAGGTCAGCTTTGAAGACGGCAATCCGGATAAACCGCTGATAACCGGTTGTTTGCATAACGGTGAACAGCAAACTGCATGGGAGTTGCCTGTCCATATGACCCGCAGCGGCATCCGGACCTGCTCAAGCCCGGGTGGTGGTGGTTCCAACGAACTGCGGTTTGAAGATAAAAAAGGC is a window from the Tolumonas auensis DSM 9187 genome containing:
- a CDS encoding type VI secretion system Vgr family protein, with amino-acid sequence MFVSDSPDDALSSLGSSVRGLFSANESRFFLTLSGHDEDVQVLRFTAQESLNCPWELDITLVSEAENISPEKMVGSAATLTLSGCAGRSYYHGQVWQFRRQTQGKRLTQYQLVMRPSLSWLGLGRNQRIFQQKSVPDIIRLLLQEQHVASDQVQWKLSGTYTARDYCVQYGESDLQFITRLLGEEGIHYHFAHDEGGSKLIFADHPSGWSTGLAAVPYKPGTGQAADEDTLQSFQVRHAVSVNMISRRYFDLHKPLQLTDAEQKTSPAAGSPSLKRNDSAWRDHLNHYDYRSAEQQSISSAQQIAERHLESLQRTRITAQGRGNLSQLRTGWLLPIRGHGRAEFNSQWLLTEVSLSGEQPQVLEEFSGGQSSLSCQFSAVPWDTPWRPDFAPEKPLLCGIQTACVTGPAGEEIHTDELGRIKVQFHWDREGKEDERTSCWIRVMHDWAGNGYGVVRLPRIGQEVQVSFEDGNPDKPLITGCLHNGEQQTAWELPVHMTRSGIRTCSSPGGGGSNELRFEDKKGKEELRWQAEKDWDAKILSCSHTQINGAHESAIGGNDYREIEGEQHITLEADTQKEVGLNQHCTIHGSQEQHIEQKCLIQAGQNVVWQSKNQAIYHAGTELTLQAGGSFIKLDPCGITLSGPMVTMNQGGSALSAGSESAALPHKPAGAHSAGIGKVPQAKAPEKVIKVAPEKDYRIVYSD